In Panthera uncia isolate 11264 chromosome B4, Puncia_PCG_1.0, whole genome shotgun sequence, one genomic interval encodes:
- the LOC125920220 gene encoding olfactory receptor 8S1-like, producing MALVNHSTIIEFLLLGVPEDHHTQALVFVLFLVVYLLTLSGNLLIILVIRTNSHLHTPMYFFLNHLSFLDLCYSSVTVPKMLENLLSEKKAISVEDCLSQAFFVLAFGGTELCLLAVMAYDRYAAICYPLLYGQMMSNELCVGLAWGSWGLAFLDAFINTLLAWNLDFCETQVISNFICEIPSLFPLSCSNSSDNFAVLLGSALLHAFGTFILVFFSYARIVSTILSITSTSGRSKAFSTCSSHLTAVSLFYGSGFLRYLMPTSGSPWELVFSIQYSVVTPLVNPLVYSLKNKEVKASLKNMLQKSLQHLR from the coding sequence ATGGCCTTGGTAAATCACAGCACCATCATTGAGTTTCTCCTTCTTGGAGTCCCGGAAGATCATCATACCCAGGCTCTAGTCTTTGTGCTTTTCCTGGTAGTTTACCTCCTGACTCTGTCAGGGAACCTGTTGATAATCCTGGTTATCAGGACCAATTCTCACCTTCACACACCCATGTACTTCTTCTTGAATCACCTCTCCTTCCTGGATCTCTGTTATTCTTCGGTCACTGTGCCCAAGATGCTAGAGAACCTCCTGTCTGAGAAGAAAGCCATCTCAGTGGAAGACTGTTTGAGCCAGGCCTTCTTTGTGCTTGCCTTTGGGGGAACAGAGCTCTGCCTCCTTGCAgtcatggcctatgaccgctatgcTGCCATTTGCTACCCTCTACTCTATGGTCAGATGATGAGCAATGAGCTGTGTGTGGGACTGGCATGGGGATCTTGGGGTCTGGCCTTTTTGGATGCTTTCATCAATACCCTCCTAGCCTGGAATTTGGACTTCTGTGAGACGCAAGTCATCTCCAACTTCATTTGTGAGATTCCTTCTCTGTTCCCTCTATCCTGTTCCAATAGCTCTGATAACTTTGCAGTTCTGCTCGGCTCTGCCCTCCTGCATGCCTTTGGGACCTTCATTTTGGTCTTCTTCTCTTACGCCCGTATTGTCTCCACCATCCTGAGCATCACCTCCACCTCAGGCAGAAGCAaggccttctccacctgctcctcccacctcacCGCAGTGAGCTTATTTTACGGCTCAGGTTTTCTTCGCTATCTCATGCCAACCTCAGGTTCCCCATGGGAGTTGGTTTTTTCCATTCAGTACAGTGTGGTCACTCCCCTAGTGAATCCCCTTGTTTATAGCCTAAAGAACAAGGAAGTAAAAGCATCTCTGAAAAACATGTTGCAGAAAAGTTTACAACATCTCAGGTAG